The Elusimicrobiota bacterium sequence GGATTGGCCGCCAACCCGCTCACGGGGTTGCCGGGCCGCGTGGCGATGGAGGAGGAAATCCGCCGGCGCGTGGCCACCCGGGAGCCTTTCACCGTGGGGCGGATGGACCTGGAAGGGCTGAAAGAATTCAACCGGGCCTACGGGTTTGAGCGGGGCGACCACGTGATCCGCCTGGTGGGCATGATTCTTAAAAGCGCCGTGGTCGAGTTGGCCGATCGGAACGATTTGGCCGTGCAGTTTGGGTCCGCCGATTTCGGGTTCGTGTCCACCCCGGCGCGGGCCGAGGTGGTGGCCGCGCGGGCCCTGGAGAACGCCGATGTTTTGTTGGTGATGCAATATGACCAGGCGGACCGAATGCGGGGGCGGCTGGACCGCGAGGGCGGGCCGCTCATGGCGCTCAAGGCGGGGATCGTCGACGTTTTTCCCGGCGGGCCCACGCACACGGCCCCCATCCAGGACGCCGTCCGCGATGCGCTCCAAGAAGCCCATGGGTTTCCGGGCCCCCACCTGATCCACCGCACCGCCGTTCTTTCCTAAGACCTGTCGATTAGTGTATGGGGTTCGCCGTTTGAGTATAGTATAATACTATAGGGCGTCCCCTGGTTGGGGGACAGCTGGGAAATTTAGGGGAGCGAGGCGAACCCTCGGGCCGCTCGGCGACCCATCCAAACCGCGAGGGTCCATACCGATAGGATCGTCAGCCAAAGGCCGGTGCGGAATAGTTTTGGGCGAAAGAGGAGTTTTGCGGTCCAGGGGCCTTCGGGCGTGCGGAGGGTTTGGAAGGCGTGGTTGGCGCGCTGGATCCGCGTTGGTTGGCCGTTGACGAAGGCTTCCCATCCTGGGAAGAAGACCCCGCTGTAAACCAGCCAGCCCGTTCCCTGCCCTTCCG is a genomic window containing:
- a CDS encoding response regulator, with protein sequence MNDTRARVLVVEDDPATAELLSSILGEEVYRISLATNGPSALQRAREERPDLILLDVLMPGMSGFEVCQRLRQDPATCLLPIVILTALGETKDQVTGFKLGADEYISKPFNPAELLARVERTLRRSREGLAANPLTGLPGRVAMEEEIRRRVATREPFTVGRMDLEGLKEFNRAYGFERGDHVIRLVGMILKSAVVELADRNDLAVQFGSADFGFVSTPARAEVVAARALENADVLLVMQYDQADRMRGRLDREGGPLMALKAGIVDVFPGGPTHTAPIQDAVRDALQEAHGFPGPHLIHRTAVLS